A single region of the Gopherus evgoodei ecotype Sinaloan lineage chromosome 3, rGopEvg1_v1.p, whole genome shotgun sequence genome encodes:
- the GREM2 gene encoding gremlin-2 isoform X2 yields MLWKLALSVFLVATLVKVTDTRKNHPAGAIPSPYKDSTSNNSERRQHLNKEVLASSQEALVVTERKYLKSDWCKTQPLRQTVSEEGCISRTIINRFCYGQCNSFYIPRHVKKDEESFQSCAFCKPQKVTSFTVELECPELDPPFRLKKIQKVKQCRCMSVNLSNSDKQ; encoded by the coding sequence ATGCTCTGGAAACTTGCCTTATCTGTTTTTCTGGTGGCGACCTTAGTTAAAGTAACAGATACCAGAAAAAACCATCCTGCAGGAGCAATTCCATCTCCCTACAAAGACAGCACAAGCAACAATTCAGAGAGGAGGCAGCATCTGAACAAAGAAGTACTGGCTTCCAGCCAGGAGGCCCTAGTGGTCACTGAGAGGAAGTACCTTAAAAGTGACTGGTGCAAAACCCAACCCCTGCGGCAGACTGTCAGCGAGGAGGGCTGTATAAGCCGCACCATCATCAACCGTTTCTGCTATGGCCAGTGCAACTCCTTCTACATCCCCCGGCATGTGAAAAAGGATGAGGAatccttccagtcctgtgctttcTGCAAGCCTCAGAAAGTCACCTCCTTCACTGTGGAGCTGGAGTGCCCTGAGCTGGATCCACCTTTCCGACTCAAGAAAATCCAGAAAGTCAAGCAGTGCAGGTGTATGTCTGTGAACCTCAGCAACTCAGACAAACAGTGA
- the GREM2 gene encoding gremlin-2 isoform X1 has protein sequence MIFSRMLWKLALSVFLVATLVKVTDTRKNHPAGAIPSPYKDSTSNNSERRQHLNKEVLASSQEALVVTERKYLKSDWCKTQPLRQTVSEEGCISRTIINRFCYGQCNSFYIPRHVKKDEESFQSCAFCKPQKVTSFTVELECPELDPPFRLKKIQKVKQCRCMSVNLSNSDKQ, from the coding sequence GATGCTCTGGAAACTTGCCTTATCTGTTTTTCTGGTGGCGACCTTAGTTAAAGTAACAGATACCAGAAAAAACCATCCTGCAGGAGCAATTCCATCTCCCTACAAAGACAGCACAAGCAACAATTCAGAGAGGAGGCAGCATCTGAACAAAGAAGTACTGGCTTCCAGCCAGGAGGCCCTAGTGGTCACTGAGAGGAAGTACCTTAAAAGTGACTGGTGCAAAACCCAACCCCTGCGGCAGACTGTCAGCGAGGAGGGCTGTATAAGCCGCACCATCATCAACCGTTTCTGCTATGGCCAGTGCAACTCCTTCTACATCCCCCGGCATGTGAAAAAGGATGAGGAatccttccagtcctgtgctttcTGCAAGCCTCAGAAAGTCACCTCCTTCACTGTGGAGCTGGAGTGCCCTGAGCTGGATCCACCTTTCCGACTCAAGAAAATCCAGAAAGTCAAGCAGTGCAGGTGTATGTCTGTGAACCTCAGCAACTCAGACAAACAGTGA